Proteins encoded together in one Deinococcus aestuarii window:
- the ddrC gene encoding DNA damage response protein DdrC, with translation MKSAPITLEFGTQRLPASADGLLHAASALSTLGVPMPADWTAFSEEHDLTSPERDFGVGPEATLSAAEFAGLSFALSTPEARRWRRRAQVLLARALTGDVRLAAEIAERNANPEARRWLTARLESTEARRTLMSTVARHGGEGRVYGQLGSISNRSVLGTDSATIRRERGVKQTRDGLRSEELLRLAYLDTATARAIAGRGAQGNEAILRLHEEVARRERHLWDHPLTPKAG, from the coding sequence ATGAAGTCAGCTCCCATCACCCTGGAATTCGGCACGCAGCGCCTGCCCGCCAGCGCGGACGGGCTGCTGCACGCCGCGTCGGCCCTCTCGACCCTGGGCGTGCCCATGCCCGCCGACTGGACGGCCTTCTCGGAAGAGCACGACCTCACGAGCCCCGAGCGCGACTTCGGGGTGGGGCCCGAGGCGACCCTCAGCGCCGCCGAGTTCGCCGGACTCTCCTTCGCCCTGAGTACCCCCGAGGCGCGGCGCTGGCGCAGGCGGGCCCAGGTCCTGCTCGCGCGCGCGCTGACGGGCGACGTGCGGCTGGCCGCCGAGATCGCCGAGCGCAACGCCAACCCCGAGGCGCGGCGCTGGCTCACCGCCCGGCTGGAGAGCACGGAAGCCCGCCGCACCCTGATGAGCACGGTCGCGCGTCACGGCGGCGAGGGGCGCGTGTACGGCCAGCTCGGCTCGATCAGCAACCGCAGCGTCCTGGGTACCGACTCCGCCACCATCCGCCGGGAGCGGGGCGTCAAGCAGACCCGCGACGGCCTGCGCAGCGAGGAACTGTTGCGGCTCGCCTACCTCGACACCGCCACCGCCCGCGCCATCGCGGGGCGCGGCGCCCAGGGCAACGAGGCGATCCTCCGCCTGCACGAGGAAGTCGCCCGCCGCGAGCGGCACCTGTGGGACCACCCCCTGACTCCCAAGGCGGGCTGA